Below is a genomic region from Venturia canescens isolate UGA chromosome 1, ASM1945775v1, whole genome shotgun sequence.
AATGAAGTTCTTGCTGACGAAAAACGAGACTAGAGGCATAGCAACAATACAGATACAATAATACAGTACAGTCTTGAACACTTGCAATTCCGGAAGATCCTGTAAAAACCGATGGAATATTGAGAGACAAATGTTTGagtcaaatgttttttccagttctttttttgattttcggtACCATATAAATTCAGTAACTAACCTTTGTATTGGACATGATGTTTGAGAGTCAATGATTGTTTGAGTTCAATGAAGAGACGATAATTCCGATAAAATAACAACTAGAGACAATTATTATGTCGTGAATTTCTTTGAGTTTATAGAATTTTCGCTcggatattttttgtttttagaaaTTGTTGAAATCATAGGTTATTTAAGCAAACGATTCCGAGTGGAGTGAGCTGTGCATTGCTCGCCCTGTCACGAGTTAGGGGCTAATGAAGGCTGAGATTGATGGTAAAATACGAatattttacataaaaaaataaattcgttcaattCATTTGAACTAGATAAATTGTGATGATTGCATAGCCGAGCTTGATGCAACTTTTTTctacttattttttattatatatatattctttatttttttgtgtaatatatatgaaaaacgaaaatccgaTTCAATGGGTAAAATAGCGCGCATTCAAAGTACTTATTTGTGTTGATGCAAATCTACAGGAGATGGCGCGTTAGTACCTTAAAGCCGCTTTGCCGATAAAATACCATGGCGACGAACATGTCACCATGTCATGTATATAAAGACGAGTCCTCTATATTTCCGCGGGTATtgttataaataaatgaaagaaattgaaaacgaATCGACGGAAGTATTATcgaattatgattttttaacggattttattaatattcattgaaaaatagttGCAAACTGAGGTGTTTAGAATGAATCAGAAAGAACAAAAGTGGTAAAATGACTGTCaatttagaattttcaacaatgacgGTAACTTATAAACTGGGAGCACGGAATAAAGCAAGCGCGTATAACCTAAAGAACATCGGGCTTTCCGCCGCTGATTGACTTTTCGACTGATTGTGTTGGGAGAGTACGAGGACGGGCCTTTAAATAACCGTAGTATAAACGAACGTGGTACAAACTGTACATAACAATCGCATGTATAATATCGtgggaaacagaaaaaaagaagcgatAGGAAATACGATTTTCGAGAAAAGAGGGCATTCTATGAAAGTCTCTTTATTCCTTACTCCATCGTGTTCGAGTCTAGCTGACATATATATCATCAAccccgaaaaaattggaatcgGGGCGCGGcgtgtttttcattattatcgaGTTCCATGCTCCTTTGACAATGTGACATTTTGTATATTGAGCAATTCACTTAAACATCGTTTACGCGAGCTACAAATAAGCGCTATTTAAATCGTCTGCTTTCATTAAGTGTTTAATTATTCTTGTGCGGATTTCCTATTCTTTTAACCTCGTGGGTGAGTGAATTAATTGGAAAATACGAATATTGGACGATTCGTCACacgttgaaaatgaaaataatcgtcaagtagaaatgatgaaaaaatattaatcgatATATATGTGAAAATAATCAATATGAAACTGAGATGTTCCAAATCTTTTTCATCATTAAAATACCCGcgttattaatttgaaaaaaaaaaaaaaaaaaaaaaagcattctgCTACAATTAGAAGAATGCTGGTAAAAAACACAATTGTGGTAGTGCTTTCGTCGTTTGTGCCTTAAATTAGTGAGAAAAGTATGAGAGTTTGAAAGCGGCGTGTTTGACACACTTGATTAGGGTCGAGGAAGCTTTCCCATCTGTGTGATGTACATGCGAGTGTGAGTAgtcgtgtgtgtgtatgtttaTTGAGCAGAGCGAGCAGAGTGTCCGCTAAAAGTGTCTCGCGTATTGCCCATCTTACACAGCGGCATATGCAGTGTGTGCGATCGGCTCgttgaaaagaagaaaaaagtgaaaaaaaaaagaaaaaaacatggcCGACAGTGATACTCCGATGGAGCGACTGCTACCATTTCACGAAACGAGGTTCTTCGTCGTTCTCGTGCACGAAACAATGCAATTCGATTATAATCGCGTTATATCAACGGCATCGTCCGCGACactgtttcattaaaattaacGCTGACACCGAACTCACGAGTGTCATTTTGTCTTCAAGATCGTCACCGTCACGTTAGCTTGCCCACAACCCCCTCCTGCGGTAAGTTGACGTTTCGTACTAtggtttttgttgttttattcttttttcacacGAAAATTAATCGTCAAACTGCACATTCAGTTTCCCAGGCTGCTCTCAATTCATTCCCCTCCATCAATTGCCCTTTTTTCTTGTGTAATCGACACCCTCGCGGCTCGTATATACAATGAAGTTATTCCTTTCCACAGTGAAAATATTACTTCAAAGCAAATATGCTACCGAAGTTATAATAAGTTTCAGTTCACAAAAGCCATTAGCAattgttattttgtttttcgatatttattgCGACGTGTATAACAGCTCTCATTTTCATAGCTGTCATTCAACCTTACTTTCTACAATTGTCAAGTTGTTCTACCGTACACTTGTATatattcaaagaaaaacaaaattatgtttacTTCGAAACGATCGTttcgtgctgtttttttttcttttccttgacTTTCCCGTTGCTGTTCGTTTGCTTACTTAGagctattgaaaaaaaaaatgttatcggACGTTCACCGAAGCTTCGCTGTAATAGTTGTGCGGGTTTGTTTGTTGCGTGTTTTTCTCAACGAAAGACGGGCTTTTATTTCGTGATCGTTCGAAATAAGTGACGTGCGCGCGAACTTAAAAATATCCATTTTTAGAGCACGAGCACAAAAAGGCTACAATTGAAGCAAAAATCATGCCAAATCTTTATGTGAAACGTAATTCTTTAAGCACACGCAGCGAAAAATATTCGACCGCGACGAAACAGCACGATCATAGAACTTCTGTGTTGAAATGTAAAACCAAATTTTAAGAACACGTGACTGCGATGTAAATTTGTTCGCGGTGCCTAAGCACACATTGCCCTTCTAACCACATCACGCATTTATTACATGTACATTCTCGTACAAAAGTGTAAACATCCGCATGAATCATACCTGACCCgacgagataaaaataattttggaaatcAATGACATCACACTAGGAAAACGagatttaaaaacaaaaacgaaaataaattttcattactcAGGATTTAAGGTCGAGATTAAACGTGCCACCGAATGAATAAATGCAACGTTCCGTTTTCTCTTAAAATCGCGATGTATTTCAACCTCCACGGTTTTGTTATGAAACCCACGTAAATCGATAATCAAACGAGGATGCAAAATAACTCTTCCGGCGTCAAAGAGTTCCGAACGAACCGCGTGAATTATGATTTTGaaatacattgacagctcAGTTTTTTCGTTATCAACAAACCACGATAACCAGcgaaaaaataatcttttcgAGACTAAAAGGTCCTGCAGGCGGCgctaaaaaatgtgaattataaaaaatatcgcgAAGCAATATAAACGAACATggaaattaatagcaacaatGATAACTGACATATGACGCAACTCCCAACGGTGATTATTACAGGGGTTTATTCACGTGCAATATACTTTCAGAGTTTTTGGTATATTGTCATTTTCGTACAGGAAATTCTCATCATTCTATTGCTCTCTACAATAAAGCAGCGTTACATCTGCGTGTGTTACGCTTATCCATTAAAACTCGACCCTTCCAACAAGGCAAATCGACACTGCGTTACGTCCGGGATCTTAAGGTCATGACCTACATAAAGAATTTCAGGACAAAAAATCATTCCTTCGACAAAATACGATCTCCTTCGTTACGTTGAGATTCCTTACCATTTTCACGGTCCATTCGGGCTAAATTTAGCAATTACGGCGAGTCCGTAGCGTCGCCAAGTGAAATATCCCTACTGCCCATTTccctctcgttttctctctctctctctctctctctcactcccaTTCTTCGGCTCCTGACTCTCGCTCTCTAccgagaaaaatcgatgataAACCTTTTTTCATAGCCCTCTGCTTTATCTTACATTTACCTGTCATCAATTTTTCCTCAATTATCGGAATTTTCACAGTCTCTGCATGCTCACCTGCCCGCTGCTTCTCACCATGCAGCATGGGCGATAGGCTCTTGCAGCGACAGGGCTCGTTCGATCTCGGCTATCGCGTCCTGGCGAGCAAGTTGtggatttttatcattttatcacgacatttaaaaaatacttatTCACAGATAATATCGCTGCATCgaaaatgaacgatttttttataaaacggTAAATACTCGTTTGTTTATGGGTTTAACAACAAAAGAGTATCATCGACTCCAGttggttttttgattttatcaTTTAAAAAGCACGATTACGTTAGCAGTTGGCAAAAATCGTATTACAAATTtcaaatgacgctgaagtttgcaacgttggagtccaacgaaatgatcgaaaaaaactctccaataattccagtaattcctctattttgttccctgccaaatttgcgattcgtagtttttcaagctgcaccaacgattcgtgaaataaaaaattggtgaattacaaacgtttttttcgttcatttcgttggactccaacgttggaaacttcagcttcGTAATTTCAAACTCAAACGGTGCTGAAGTTCTCAAAtttgaagtccaacgaaacgaacgaaaaaacatttgtaattgaccgattttttatttcacgaagcatcgggcagattgaaaaactgcgaatcgcaaattcactcgaattattggagggttttttaaaatcatttcgttggactccgacgttgcaaacgCCAGCGTCATAAACTTCCTAAGGAATTCCTACCACCGAAGGATCGttagttattattattattattattattattatcgtcaTCACTCCGAAATTATGATCCATAGAGAGaattaaacggtaatatttagcgtgaaatcCACTGTTAAATTAACCGTGATTTATTTGACTGCAAGAACGAAAGTTAACGAGAGTATCCATTACTGCaacgcactgtaaaatttcaaagatttttcgaaattttcagttttgtaagagtaaatattgcagacaggacgtcaaaattttctacttggaacaataaatattatttaatttataggaaaattcaatttttctcccacAATAATGTCGTGAATTGCAGCTCGTTActcataataatttttcaaatttaattatctccgtgtcgatgaaaaaatcatgaataatCATCACGAACGTTATAGTCATGAACCATTCTACGTTCTACGATACAAACCTGAGATCGAGAGAGCAGCGTCGAAGGGGATTCGTGTGCAGGGGTGATAATACCACCCCGTATTATAATGACACGTCGGTAAAGTTCGGGGTTCTCTAGAGCCTGAATCAAAGGCTCAATATTTACGTTATTCATTAGCTCATCGATTGGTAGTCGAAAAAACTTACGAGATTGAATAATTAGTTTAAAGGACGTAATCTGTATAACAAGGAGCTTTGAGGAAAGGTAATAATGAATATTAATTTGTATAATTTCAGCAAAATGGAATGGGTGGAAATAATCGAACCGAGAACGAAGGAGCACATGTACGCCAATCTAACAACTGGCGAATGCGTGTGGGACCCACCTCCCGGAGTACCTGTGTAAGTATTTCAAACGAGAAgagaaacaaatgaatttgTTTAAAGGACGAAGCGAAATCTGGTAAAAACATTCATAGGATTGTGCAacactttttgagaaattgtAAGAACGATAAGTGCAgcgataattattatttactcAATCTGATACACTTTGAGAAACGCAATGGAATATGAATTCCCTAGATTACTTAAGAAAACCATACTAAAAAACTCTCatgtattattttcatttttcagtaaGAAAACAGATAACAATCAATGGTGGGAACTGTTTGATCACAACACTTCTCGCTTTTATTATTACAATGCAACGTCGCAAAAAACGGTGTGGCATCGTCCCACCGATTGTGATATCATACCACTCGCCAAGTTACAGGTCAGTAATTTATACTCGTTAGAGAAAATTATTGTGAAGACTCTTCATATGAAATTGCTTATGTAATTAGAACTTGTCACACGTCCACTCATCACTCaataaaaatcatgaataTGTGATAAATCATCTTGAAAAATCAACTCAGAGTCGTATCGgtccaaatgtttttttcgagattgaaaaatatcgtttgaCCTGTGCATTGCAACTTGACTGAGTTCAATTTGAACgtgatttttgaataaaattcgttatCGCACTGTCGAAGTTCCGAAAATCATCGAAACTGGGGTTGCTGGTTTCTACTTGTCATAGAAAATGATGGATGACGACTTGAATCGACGATAACAATATCTTTCGAATTTCAGACACTGAAACAAAATACGGAACCGGCGGGTGGTGGAATAGGGCCGACCGGTGATGACGGAAGTCACCCAAGATTCGGAGAATATCGAAAAAAGGAATCCGTCTCGACTCAAACGCAGACTTGCTCGATCGTAcgagctgctgctgcttctgcTTTGCGCTACAATCACCAAGATAATCCGAACTCGGCGCCCACACTGGTATGCagctgaaaaagaaatttggatcGTTTGTAAAAAATCTCTAAGAGGGCTATCATAGAAATTCATCAGATTTTGTTATGATTTGAGAATGAAAATCTGAagatcgaaattttgaaaatttttctaccTTTCAAGAGCCTTAGTTTGTAATCTTGGAAATTCGTGATTGGACAAGTCTTTGGAGTGCAATTTAAcataattagaattttcacaTTCCCAGCAAATCGGCGGTCCAGGAGGTAGAACATCGAGCAAATCACGTGGCGCATCGGGTGGAGGGATTGGACTTGATCAGGACAGCGGTCAGACATCGCCGCCCTCGCCATCGCCATCGCCGTCGAGTCGACGACAACACAATCaccaccatcatcatcatcaccatcatcatcagCAAGcccaacagcaacaacaagtGCATAATAATAGCAGGCAACATGGGAGACATCAAGAGCCTCCTTCGTCTCGAAAATTGCAGAATAATTCGCAAGATTCGGGTCGCTCGAGCGACAGTTCCATATCTCACAGTCGAACGTCCCTCGAATCTGCAAATGCTTACAGACTCCTTGACTCACCGCATCGTTATCAGCACCGCTCGAGTCTCGGTCATCAGCAAACACCCACCGGTGCTCTGCCTCCACCCCCACCACCGCCAATTAATTCCAATAGAAGTGGCTCCAGTCACAGCAAATCCGGTACTCTCGAAAACGCTAGGTCCATGAAAATCGGAGGATCTTCCATCAATGATTCTGCCACACCTCTGGGCCTTTCCCTCTCAACGAGCACACCaatatttaagaaaaaaacattcgttgaTCAGCAACAATCCAGCGGTGTAGGAGGATCTGCTATTGGACATCGGGAAAGCAGCCGTTCTCAGGGCAGCTCTGATTATCATCAGCATGACAGAACGAAAAATGGTGCGTTTTGCTGAGTTCTTGATCGTACTTTCGTTGAGGAagcctttttttcattgtccaACTTTAATTTTTGGTAGAACCGTTGTTCAAAATCGCTATTGCTCGAAATCTCAATCACGTTTATTTAAAAGGCCAAATCccctttgaaaattcttttaaaaaaactcgaaaccTTAAACTGTGTTGAACATACGGAAGTGTGAAACTAACGAAAATGGACAGGAAGTTCGTACCATCGCAGCATGCTAAATGCCTACAATTTTCTCCTCCAGTTGACACAATCCATTCAGCActaaatgtaattttttcgaacTTATGAAATGTAGGGCGTGACAGCAGCAGCCGCGGCTCCTATGGACCAGAGCCAAGTACTTCGCCTTATCGAGAATCGTCGATGGATCCTCGAGTATTTCGACAAGAAATGCCACCGTATCGTCCACCAGAAGTGCACGATTTAAGTCATGGTTGTAAATCAAATCAGAGCAGCGAGAAATACGGTTCGCTAGTCGAAAGTAGCAATCGTCATCAACGGGATCGTGTCAACAGTATGGACAAAAGTGTCAATTCTGCCTCGGGCATGTACTCGTCGAGTTCGatacatggaaaaaattacaacAAAAGCCAATTGGCGAGTAACAGCGGAATTGGTAGCATCGGCAGACGACATCATGGCTGTTCGGCTTCCCTTTCCGAAGCAAATGTCCGAGAAATGTACGGTGTCGTGTTGCCAGAAGCAAACAAGGGCAGTCtcgcgagagagagattggCTAGTGGTCCTCCCATTTCTAATGTTACTAGACAAAAGAGTCTCGATGTATCAGAACGAAATCGTGACAGAGACCGTGCTAATGTCCTTGCTAGGGAAGTTGACAGTGCTAGAACAACGAACACCTCCCTGAACAATTCGCTCGATGGTAAATCAACTCTACTGTTGAACTATTCAGTGACAATTTCCCTtataagaaacaaaaaatgtatcttttgaaaattttatcaaaccagatcatcattcaaattttgcaGTCATTTCTCAACCGTTGGCAAGGAGCTACAGCTTCGtccagcaacaacagcagcaacatcaccaccatcatcatcaccatcatcatcaccatcaacAGTCAAAAAGACGCAACAGAGACGATGATTCCATGCACGAGCGTTACTTGATAGGTCAAACACATGATACTTCGAGACTTCATCGCCTCGCAGGTGgaagcagcaacagcagcagtaGCAGTACTGCGAGTAACAGCAGCGAGAGTAGTAACGGTAGTTGCAACAGTGCCATAGCGGACGAGATTAGAGAACACGTTGAAACAGAggacaacgaaaaaaataagaaacgtaGTAACGGGAATCCGAGTCCGCCACCTTCCCCTTATTACGGCAACTTGCTAGTCGATGCAGATCATTTATTGCCACTTCAACATTACATACTTCAACAAGCTAAACTTTCCGGTTCGTACAACGTTTTCACAATccattgaatttcattttttctcgttataaatttcaaCGTTTGATTAGTGTTACGACAGCTGCAGAGTGCTTCTGCAcaattatttcttgtattgaaatgaaaattaacactacaaacaaattttatgcttcgtacatcattttttcgttagaTTCTCTTTTGTTATCTACGATTAagtaagaaaataatgaaatcacaACAATTGCCACAATGAAGTACAGGAtacatgaaaatataatttgttcttttttcagGTTGTTACAAATTTGGTGATCCACTTTTTGGTGTAGAAGAGGGTGACGATTCTTTGGACGAAGACACCGGCCGTGGTGGTAACGGCGACAACACTGGACGTGGAAACAACGGTGGAAGAATCGGTTGTCGTGCAGGTGTCGATACGAGCACAAATCTGCGACAGGATGATGATTCTGATGATCAATTTGCGGATGATGAAGCGGCTAGTAATCAGGGTGATTCGTCGAGTCAGGAGTACCTCGAAGATCATTATGCAGGTTATTATAGTTGGTATCACTATTGGAGGTAAAATTCAACCGTatgaaaagtgatgaaaattttgttctaCTAAACATTTCAAATTGTTCTACAATTTTCAACACTTGTTCTTAATTTCTTGTCCAGTTTAATAAGCTGTATTTTTAGTAATTGTAGTAATTTGGATGCTCGAGAAAAGGAGAACGATtctaattttcataaaattggtTGAGAATTTACAAACACAGAATACAACTCCCAAGGCTGTGATCAACTACGAGggataatttttctttacagatcTCGGCAATTACGATACAGCAGGTTTGGCAACGTATTACAATACAGCGGAGACACTCACGAGACCGCAAACGACCACGTGTATACAATCAATGTCCTCTGCTCCACCGACACTTCATTCATCGCCACAAATACAGACGACGGTGtgtaataattttcatcgttgtacccgaaattcgttttttacaGTAgccattataaaaataataattggattttcgaattttttggaCTACGAATTAACACAAATACGATCATTGATGTACGAAGGTATCCCCTTATATCGCTCGCGTATAACGACGAACAATAAACTTAACAGgtgggaggaggaggaggaggaggagcaaCAGGAACAGCAACGGGTACAAGTGCTTGGTGTCCAACGTCAAATGTTTTCGGTGCCTCAGGGCCGACATCGGGATCGCATAGCGGTGGAGGAAGTGGCGGAGGAGATTCACGCAGCGAGGGTACTTCGAGTTTCACGAGTCCAAGACCGATATCTCTGCCCCCCTCGAGTGCATTTACAAGTCTAGTCATGGGAAAGAGTATGGATGGAAACGATGCCGGAGGTGGTGGtggagatattgaaaaatatgccCAGGACAATCTCAATTTAAATTGCGGCAGACCAAAAGGTCTGAGACTGTTATTTCGAAAGAAATTTAGCGTACGTGATATATTGAGTTGGTCGAAGGATCCTATACCACAACCTATGCTCGTTGTCGTTGAcggtgaaaaattattgaaacgaGAAGCGTGCAATCTTTTCCGATTGGTGCAAGTGTACATGGGAGATCGTAAAGCCAACGTCGGTATGACGCTGGACGGTGTCGCGACCGATATTGTAAATACCGCATTCTCGAAGCCACCTCTTCGCGACGAATTATACGTTCAAATTTGTCGACAAACCACTGAGAATCCACGCAAAGAAAGTCTGCGCAGAGGATGGGAATTAATGGCTGTCGCTCTTGCCTTCGTTCCTCCCAGTCCTACTTTTGAGCCTTATCTCGAAGGCTACATGAATCGACATCGTGATCCTAACTTTCAATTTCCTGAAGTTGCCAAATGGCCCATTCACGTTCAAGTCAGTCATTATGCAACTGTTGCCTGCAAACGACTTCAGCGTATCGGTGCCCACGGGAAAAGACAACCGCGCAAAGCTACTGTTGAAGACATCGATCAAGCGAGGGTAAGTTTATCCAGCTGTTGCCacgaatgtaaaaaataacatgaagctttaagttttgtacctGTTTATCATAAATTGTGGTTTTATCTCGCCCCGGTTCAGGTCCCAAAAGTGCACGAACAATCACAATATCATTCCAAATACGCTGTAAAACTTATTCAAACTGTAAgattattttgattaaattttttaaccaCTTCGTGTTTGATGCTTCAGATTCAAATATTCCGTGCGTCGATGTTCGGTGCGACTCTTTCCGAGGTAATGGCATTGCAACGTGATCGTTTCCCGGATCGTGAATTACCATGGGTCCAAACAACGTTAACACGTCAGGTTCTCGTCCGAGGTGGTACACTTACGGAAGGCATATTTCGAGTATCGGCGGATGCCGATGAGGTGACCGCACTCAAGTCTTGCCTCGACAGATTCGAAGATGGCGGGAATTTAGCCGCATCTCAGGACGCTCATGCTCCAGCGTCTCTGTTAAAATTGTGGGTTCGAGAATTGTACGAGCCTCTCATACCTGACTCGTTTTACACAGAGTGCGTGACGATGCGTCACGAtgacggtgaatcatcggcgAAAGGGGTCGCGGCTATTGTTGAGCGGCTGCCCGATTTGAATCGTCGAGTTTTGTGCCATTTAGTGCGCTTCCTCCAGGTACAGACTTCTGTTTTATTcggtatttttgtttgttttacaCGTCTCCATTCGATTTTTACTTTGCGTAATACATTAAcgaacgatggaaaaaaaaaagaaagtgaaaaaaagtcgaCTGATACATGGCTTCGACTATTCGCTTGTataaaattttccttttctgTTCTTCATTGCTTTTTTATGTCTCTAATGCTCTCGAATTTCCTCAATGTAGATCTTTGCTCGACCGGAAGTGGTAACCCGTACAAAAATGGATTCTAACAATCTTGCCATGGTTATGGCGCCGAACATACTACGATGTACGTCCCAAGACCCCCGGGTGATATTGGAAAACGCTCGAAAAGAGATGGCATTTGTTCGAACGTTGATCGAGTCCTTGGAGACCGCTTGGGTCGAAGATCTTCAATGACACGATTGAAGAAAGAGTTGTACGATAGTTTATTCGGCTGTCGCAGTCGTCGCCCCTCTTCAATCTGCTCTATGCCAAATCAACGAGAAACACGGCGAATCAACGACCTATTCTCCTCatgtatattattattattaccatAATACCATATTAATAACATCGAGCATCGTTGTAGTTTGCTCG
It encodes:
- the RhoGAP93B gene encoding uncharacterized protein RhoGAP93B, translating into MEWVEIIEPRTKEHMYANLTTGECVWDPPPGVPVKKTDNNQWWELFDHNTSRFYYYNATSQKTVWHRPTDCDIIPLAKLQTLKQNTEPAGGGIGPTGDDGSHPRFGEYRKKESVSTQTQTCSIVRAAAASALRYNHQDNPNSAPTLQIGGPGGRTSSKSRGASGGGIGLDQDSGQTSPPSPSPSPSSRRQHNHHHHHHHHHHQQAQQQQQVHNNSRQHGRHQEPPSSRKLQNNSQDSGRSSDSSISHSRTSLESANAYRLLDSPHRYQHRSSLGHQQTPTGALPPPPPPPINSNRSGSSHSKSGTLENARSMKIGGSSINDSATPLGLSLSTSTPIFKKKTFVDQQQSSGVGGSAIGHRESSRSQGSSDYHQHDRTKNGRDSSSRGSYGPEPSTSPYRESSMDPRVFRQEMPPYRPPEVHDLSHGCKSNQSSEKYGSLVESSNRHQRDRVNSMDKSVNSASGMYSSSSIHGKNYNKSQLASNSGIGSIGRRHHGCSASLSEANVREMYGVVLPEANKGSLARERLASGPPISNVTRQKSLDVSERNRDRDRANVLAREVDSARTTNTSLNNSLDVISQPLARSYSFVQQQQQQHHHHHHHHHHHHQQSKRRNRDDDSMHERYLIGQTHDTSRLHRLAGGSSNSSSSSTASNSSESSNGSCNSAIADEIREHVETEDNEKNKKRSNGNPSPPPSPYYGNLLVDADHLLPLQHYILQQAKLSGCYKFGDPLFGVEEGDDSLDEDTGRGGNGDNTGRGNNGGRIGCRAGVDTSTNLRQDDDSDDQFADDEAASNQGDSSSQEYLEDHYADLGNYDTAGLATYYNTAETLTRPQTTTCIQSMSSAPPTLHSSPQIQTTVGGGGGGGATGTATGTSAWCPTSNVFGASGPTSGSHSGGGSGGGDSRSEGTSSFTSPRPISLPPSSAFTSLVMGKSMDGNDAGGGGGDIEKYAQDNLNLNCGRPKGLRLLFRKKFSVRDILSWSKDPIPQPMLVVVDGEKLLKREACNLFRLVQVYMGDRKANVGMTLDGVATDIVNTAFSKPPLRDELYVQICRQTTENPRKESLRRGWELMAVALAFVPPSPTFEPYLEGYMNRHRDPNFQFPEVAKWPIHVQVSHYATVACKRLQRIGAHGKRQPRKATVEDIDQARIQIFRASMFGATLSEVMALQRDRFPDRELPWVQTTLTRQVLVRGGTLTEGIFRVSADADEVTALKSCLDRFEDGGNLAASQDAHAPASLLKLWVRELYEPLIPDSFYTECVTMRHDDGESSAKGVAAIVERLPDLNRRVLCHLVRFLQIFARPEVVTRTKMDSNNLAMVMAPNILRCTSQDPRVILENARKEMAFVRTLIESLETAWVEDLQ